Proteins encoded together in one Pontiella desulfatans window:
- a CDS encoding sulfatase family protein: protein MSENYHWSFDDNVMLRKTIFPKGFSAAESTLPTGAFDPSSDWENSYDLVYSGPQDFTEPNKYIYGSLRLGATFAGNSVRLTVNSVRQMGQNFPREREFLTTAFDCNRDELFSLKDSSHWKIEAETRNVQSAPAAPYRTYFQKGSLNQGRIYKKGASGSSYLYRQAEAGPVACNWSLLAAVQTMPRDRRISFSYFEDLERFSSGHSIAFLEDFEADFGGRKVMLHGYTHKGPGIIPSYYWVDGSGRLLQQAGYNTYFSGKWHVPGKKVRDLFHVLHEGSWWGEMTDTEVTRSAVSFLDHYDGSKPFFLSLGYLNPHDICITPSYDAERSTKVDGIKIPPYVADGVLEEGEIPPLPEAHEYDPREPGILVACKRGSAKKKKASFNDWGDDLWRMHRYNYHRFTEMVDRQVDVLLDALEQSDFKDNTLIIFSSDHGEGISRHRTVAKSTFYDEVCRVPFIVSALGKLKVRKGIRDDQHLVSGVDLGRTLCDYAQADSAALPHGLSVRPLVEGREADWREFVYAENSNYMHMVSDGTIKYVREYIENDEITGVPPCAKTHATGVEQLFDLERDPNEGRNFAYDPEYKPQLERMRKALDQLEDERIAIRPVATQAQKFMKQRTAEIRKNKIPQSY from the coding sequence ATGAGCGAGAATTACCACTGGTCGTTTGACGATAATGTGATGCTTCGGAAGACGATTTTTCCGAAGGGCTTTTCGGCGGCGGAGAGTACGCTGCCGACGGGGGCGTTTGATCCGTCGTCGGACTGGGAAAATTCGTATGACCTGGTGTATTCCGGACCGCAGGATTTTACGGAGCCGAACAAATATATTTACGGATCGCTGCGGCTGGGCGCAACGTTTGCCGGCAATTCGGTTCGGTTGACGGTGAACAGCGTGCGGCAGATGGGGCAGAATTTTCCGAGGGAGCGTGAGTTTTTGACGACGGCATTTGACTGCAACCGGGATGAACTTTTTTCGTTGAAGGATTCGTCGCACTGGAAGATTGAAGCGGAAACGCGCAATGTGCAGAGCGCGCCGGCTGCGCCGTACCGGACCTACTTTCAGAAAGGGTCGCTGAACCAGGGCCGGATTTATAAGAAGGGTGCATCCGGGAGTTCGTATCTATACCGGCAGGCGGAGGCCGGGCCGGTTGCCTGCAACTGGAGTCTGCTGGCCGCTGTGCAAACCATGCCGCGTGACCGGCGCATTTCCTTTTCTTACTTTGAAGATCTCGAGCGTTTTTCATCCGGGCACTCGATTGCATTTCTCGAAGATTTTGAGGCGGATTTCGGCGGTCGCAAGGTAATGCTGCACGGCTACACGCATAAAGGGCCGGGCATTATTCCTTCGTATTACTGGGTTGACGGTTCCGGACGGCTGCTGCAGCAGGCGGGCTACAACACCTATTTCAGCGGCAAGTGGCATGTGCCCGGTAAAAAAGTGCGCGACCTTTTTCATGTGTTGCACGAGGGCAGCTGGTGGGGGGAGATGACCGATACGGAAGTGACCCGCAGTGCTGTTTCTTTTCTGGACCACTATGATGGCTCCAAACCGTTTTTCCTGAGTCTGGGCTACCTGAATCCGCACGATATATGCATTACACCCAGCTACGATGCCGAGCGCTCGACCAAGGTCGATGGCATCAAGATTCCGCCGTATGTTGCGGACGGCGTGCTGGAGGAGGGCGAAATTCCACCGCTGCCGGAGGCGCATGAATATGATCCCCGCGAGCCGGGAATCCTGGTGGCCTGCAAGCGCGGATCAGCGAAGAAAAAGAAGGCTTCGTTCAATGATTGGGGCGATGATCTGTGGCGGATGCACCGCTATAACTATCACCGTTTCACCGAGATGGTGGATCGTCAGGTGGATGTGTTGCTCGACGCGCTGGAGCAGTCGGACTTTAAGGACAACACATTGATCATCTTTTCGTCTGACCACGGGGAGGGAATCAGTCGTCACCGGACGGTGGCCAAGTCGACGTTTTATGACGAGGTATGCCGCGTGCCGTTTATTGTTTCAGCGCTAGGAAAGCTGAAGGTCCGCAAAGGTATTCGGGATGATCAGCATCTGGTGTCCGGCGTTGATCTTGGGCGGACGCTGTGCGACTACGCGCAGGCGGACAGCGCGGCACTTCCGCACGGACTGAGCGTTCGTCCGCTGGTGGAAGGCCGGGAAGCCGACTGGCGCGAGTTTGTGTATGCGGAAAACAGCAACTATATGCACATGGTGAGCGACGGTACGATCAAGTATGTACGCGAATATATCGAGAACGATGAAATAACGGGTGTGCCCCCCTGCGCGAAGACGCACGCAACCGGGGTCGAGCAGTTGTTCGATCTGGAGCGCGATCCGAATGAAGGGCGTAATTTTGCCTACGATCCGGAATATAAACCGCAGCTCGAACGGATGCGCAAGGCGCTGGATCAGCTTGAAGATGAGCGGATCGCGATCAGGCCGGTTGCGACCCAGGCGCAGAAATTTATGAAGCAACGAACCGCGGAGATCAGAAAGAACAAGATTCCGCAGAGTTATTGA
- a CDS encoding sulfatase family protein has translation MKQAPSALNRRNFIGLYAAGAAALSAGRSIAASPGKQNTKPNVLFINVDQLSAQALSCYGSMEVSTPWMDSIKENGFAIEQSYSADPVCCPGRAAWFSGRYTSENRVVLNGMPMVEGLPLLSQELQKGGYYTAHFGKWHVPGRDVHQMFDLTHDDQLMGEHQDAITARSVAGFISNHKGDKPFFCVAGLLNPHDICYWRRLNEPASDLLPENVPEEELPPLPPNFHFDEKEPQNVVIFNRKKIQKMDEWSELQWRYYIYAYYRYVEMVDEAVGVMLRALRNSPHADNTVVVFSADHGDGFGRHKLALKNTLYDEVVRVPLIFSGPGIKKDVFNTDCFASGVDLFPTVMDFAGLEPSCRLSGSSLKKVLQGRPSERPEYAAAQVSVDGRMIRTKQYKYITYEGDPVEMLFDMKSDPWETQNLASSAAHQEVLKAHRKLQQQHEASLDNLTPPESGWRENLQKIKASA, from the coding sequence ATGAAACAGGCTCCCAGTGCTTTAAATCGTCGAAATTTTATCGGGCTCTATGCTGCCGGAGCGGCGGCTCTTTCGGCAGGTCGTTCCATAGCGGCCTCGCCGGGAAAACAAAACACGAAACCCAATGTACTCTTCATCAATGTGGACCAGCTGTCCGCCCAGGCGCTTTCCTGCTATGGATCAATGGAGGTCTCGACGCCCTGGATGGATTCCATTAAGGAGAATGGCTTTGCGATTGAGCAGTCCTACAGCGCGGATCCCGTTTGCTGTCCGGGCCGGGCCGCCTGGTTTTCGGGGCGGTACACGAGCGAAAACCGGGTGGTACTCAACGGCATGCCCATGGTGGAAGGGTTGCCGTTGCTGAGTCAGGAGCTTCAAAAGGGCGGCTATTATACGGCGCACTTCGGTAAATGGCATGTACCCGGACGGGACGTGCATCAGATGTTTGACTTGACCCACGACGACCAGCTGATGGGCGAACACCAGGATGCGATCACTGCACGGTCCGTCGCCGGTTTTATCTCGAACCATAAGGGCGACAAGCCGTTTTTCTGTGTGGCGGGCCTGTTGAATCCGCATGACATCTGCTACTGGCGAAGGCTTAATGAGCCGGCGTCGGATCTGCTTCCTGAAAATGTGCCGGAGGAAGAACTTCCGCCGCTTCCTCCGAACTTTCATTTTGATGAAAAAGAGCCGCAGAACGTGGTGATATTCAACCGGAAGAAAATCCAGAAAATGGACGAGTGGAGCGAGCTGCAGTGGCGCTACTATATCTATGCCTATTACCGCTATGTGGAAATGGTGGATGAGGCCGTAGGGGTAATGTTGCGGGCACTGCGTAATTCCCCGCATGCCGACAATACGGTGGTTGTTTTTTCGGCGGATCATGGTGACGGGTTCGGCCGGCATAAACTCGCGTTGAAAAACACGCTCTATGATGAAGTCGTGCGGGTTCCGCTCATCTTTTCCGGTCCCGGAATAAAAAAGGATGTTTTTAATACGGACTGTTTTGCATCCGGCGTGGATCTCTTTCCGACTGTGATGGATTTTGCGGGGCTTGAGCCATCCTGTCGTCTTTCGGGCTCTTCCCTGAAAAAGGTGCTCCAGGGCCGGCCGTCGGAGCGTCCTGAATATGCCGCGGCACAGGTGAGCGTAGACGGTCGGATGATCCGTACGAAGCAGTATAAATACATCACCTATGAGGGCGACCCGGTGGAAATGCTTTTTGATATGAAGTCCGATCCGTGGGAAACCCAAAACCTCGCCTCATCCGCGGCCCATCAGGAGGTGCTGAAGGCGCATCGAAAACTCCAGCAACAGCACGAAGCCTCGCTGGATAACCTCACGCCGCCTGAAAGCGGGTGGCGGGAAAATTTGCAAAAGATTAAGGCTTCCGCATGA
- a CDS encoding alkaline phosphatase family protein: MIGVEDVLPTLLELCLIPEDKHPEHLPFSGTSFSGSLKDRRFSDDRDIFRLASGGPGTPGGAGQGNPVVADGVSYRKLHTILRNGKYKFHHLPGGEFRLYDMEKDPAEQNDLSSKYPERTKAMAQHCRAQWEDIAARNRTFQMRQLRINNADRPDKAWKIPVLQPLHLEGDMNMHAWLGGVKGFRSPGDRVDYAVEVQKPLTVSIVAKGKGFDQCAPIDLLVDGISVEVISRSADRILFGSVDLPAGTTPLSLGVPADAKAGSGVGEVISVTLHLEK; the protein is encoded by the coding sequence GTGATCGGCGTGGAGGATGTGCTGCCTACGTTGCTAGAGCTCTGCCTAATTCCGGAAGATAAGCATCCGGAGCATCTCCCGTTTTCCGGGACGAGCTTCAGCGGCTCATTGAAAGACCGCAGGTTTTCGGATGATCGCGACATTTTTCGTCTGGCTTCCGGTGGTCCCGGCACCCCCGGCGGGGCGGGGCAAGGGAATCCGGTCGTGGCGGACGGAGTCAGCTATCGAAAGCTGCATACCATTTTACGCAACGGAAAATATAAGTTCCACCATCTGCCGGGCGGCGAGTTCCGTCTGTACGACATGGAAAAAGACCCGGCCGAGCAAAACGACCTGAGCTCAAAATATCCCGAGCGCACGAAGGCGATGGCCCAGCACTGCCGTGCGCAGTGGGAAGACATTGCCGCACGAAATCGCACGTTCCAGATGCGACAGCTTCGAATCAACAATGCCGACCGTCCTGACAAGGCGTGGAAAATCCCGGTTCTTCAGCCGCTGCATCTGGAGGGCGATATGAATATGCATGCCTGGCTCGGCGGCGTGAAAGGGTTCCGTTCTCCGGGCGACCGGGTGGATTATGCCGTTGAAGTGCAGAAACCGCTCACCGTTTCAATCGTTGCAAAAGGGAAGGGATTCGACCAATGCGCACCTATCGATTTGCTGGTTGATGGAATATCGGTGGAAGTAATAAGCCGCTCGGCGGACAGGATCCTCTTCGGCTCCGTTGATCTTCCGGCGGGAACCACGCCGCTCTCACTGGGCGTGCCTGCCGATGCGAAAGCCGGATCCGGCGTTGGTGAAGTGATTTCTGTGACTTTACATCTGGAGAAATAA
- a CDS encoding helix-turn-helix domain-containing protein, whose amino-acid sequence MRKKAIEAYESGKGTQSDIARMFDVDIRTFQRWLSCYRQNGRTSPLPRGHRHAVFEGGDLEYLDRLISEHPDATLEELRDMSGTTASIMSVKRASDRLGYRFKKNASRQRART is encoded by the coding sequence GTGCGTAAGAAAGCAATTGAAGCCTATGAGTCGGGCAAGGGAACCCAGTCCGATATCGCCCGGATGTTCGATGTGGATATCAGAACTTTCCAGCGATGGCTTTCATGCTACAGGCAGAACGGACGAACGTCCCCGCTGCCTAGAGGACACCGCCATGCTGTTTTTGAGGGCGGTGACCTGGAGTATCTCGACCGGCTCATCTCCGAACATCCCGACGCCACTCTGGAAGAACTTCGGGATATGAGCGGAACCACGGCCTCCATCATGTCGGTTAAACGGGCTTCGGATCGGCTCGGATACCGATTTAAAAAAAACGCTTCACGCCAGCGAGCAAGAACGTGA
- a CDS encoding IS630 family transposase, giving the protein MLPTLDPHALVFLDESGAKTNMTRLRGRSPGGSRLYAHAPHGHWCTTTLISSIRLNGETAAMELPGATDSLAFRTYVEVVLAPSLHDGDVVVMDNLGAHYDEAAIIMIESRGARVLFLPPYSPDFNPIEKMWSKIKSLLRKLEARTREELSAAITNAFEAVTAKDAEGWFSSCYITALQS; this is encoded by the coding sequence ATGCTTCCTACCCTGGATCCGCATGCGCTGGTGTTTCTAGACGAATCCGGGGCGAAGACCAACATGACCCGGTTGCGAGGACGATCTCCCGGCGGGTCCCGCCTCTATGCCCATGCTCCGCATGGCCATTGGTGCACCACGACATTGATCTCTTCAATCCGGCTGAACGGAGAAACAGCAGCCATGGAGTTGCCCGGGGCCACGGATTCGCTCGCCTTCCGGACCTATGTTGAGGTCGTGCTGGCTCCGAGCCTCCATGACGGGGATGTCGTGGTCATGGACAACCTGGGCGCACATTATGACGAAGCGGCCATAATCATGATCGAAAGTCGCGGAGCACGGGTTCTTTTTCTTCCCCCATATAGCCCCGACTTCAATCCCATCGAAAAGATGTGGAGCAAGATCAAGAGCCTGCTGAGAAAGCTCGAGGCCCGTACCCGGGAAGAGCTTTCCGCTGCAATCACAAATGCTTTTGAGGCCGTAACGGCCAAGGATGCAGAAGGTTGGTTTTCATCGTGCTACATTACGGCATTACAATCGTGA
- a CDS encoding sulfatase-like hydrolase/transferase, whose amino-acid sequence MIKWMVVGLVFACGAFADVDGASRSPNILLIISDDQGYGDFGFTGNKVVQTPTLDRLSRESAFYLHFVVGPACTPTRASLFAGRHHLDMGVWGVGSRGRVRRDETLMPKFFSPSGYAAWAFGKMDGGLHMMEMTPIDRGFDSFLPGAGYAQRNKQGWGAELITDAAVEKIRQAGDKPWLAYVGYVIPHLDWYCPESYAEPFRKKGYSEDIAQCYGSIKQMDDQIARLLKAVKETGQAENTIVLFMSDNGSLDAMGQQEMGVWENAKPKNPHSPDWGIRNPGNLIGRKGEVWDNGIRSPLEHITIVMP is encoded by the coding sequence ATGATTAAGTGGATGGTTGTAGGGTTGGTTTTTGCATGCGGTGCTTTTGCTGATGTAGATGGCGCGTCACGTTCGCCCAACATTCTGCTGATTATTTCGGATGACCAGGGATATGGGGATTTCGGGTTTACGGGCAATAAGGTGGTGCAGACTCCAACCCTGGATCGGTTATCAAGGGAGTCGGCGTTTTATCTGCACTTTGTGGTCGGGCCGGCCTGTACGCCGACTCGCGCGTCGTTGTTTGCCGGTCGTCATCATCTCGATATGGGCGTGTGGGGTGTGGGCTCGCGCGGTCGGGTGCGGCGTGATGAAACGCTGATGCCGAAGTTTTTCTCTCCGTCTGGCTATGCGGCCTGGGCGTTCGGTAAAATGGACGGAGGGCTACATATGATGGAGATGACGCCCATTGACCGCGGATTTGATTCATTCCTCCCGGGGGCGGGGTATGCCCAGAGAAATAAGCAGGGCTGGGGCGCGGAGCTGATCACAGATGCCGCAGTTGAAAAAATACGGCAGGCCGGCGACAAGCCGTGGCTGGCCTACGTGGGCTATGTGATTCCGCATCTGGATTGGTATTGCCCCGAGTCCTATGCCGAACCGTTTCGTAAAAAGGGCTATTCGGAAGATATTGCCCAGTGCTATGGCTCGATCAAACAGATGGACGACCAGATTGCGCGCCTGCTGAAGGCGGTCAAGGAAACCGGTCAGGCGGAGAATACTATTGTGCTCTTCATGAGTGACAATGGATCGCTAGATGCGATGGGGCAGCAGGAGATGGGCGTCTGGGAAAACGCGAAACCCAAGAATCCGCACTCCCCGGATTGGGGGATTCGTAATCCTGGAAACCTGATCGGCCGCAAGGGCGAGGTCTGGGACAACGGCATCCGCAGTCCGCTAGAGCATATCACGATTGTAATGCCGTAA
- a CDS encoding sulfatase family protein, producing the protein MKLKMKDLLVAAMMISAMVQGASRSPNVLLLTVDDMNWDSLEVTGCTIPGISPNIDRLAGQGFRFHHAHVASTIFGPSRNAMLTGRYPHCSGSMGHGQQPPEGWVAPEVITPRLDTYLHENGYYTGAILKNSRQLNPTFDIRFHEKPFGVGAKDRDPDAFFERTQLVIENAKNADKPFFLYANPIDPHDPWPRTKSEATMRAEWNPDDPYPEATTQFDPDEVYVPAYLLDTPEIRKHIAPYYDSVHRGDLCIGAVLRALEESGEAENTLIIFLSDNGMLPPGAKRSLYDSSTRTPLIFSWPGKIQPSVVDKTHLVSSIDIMPTVIEAVGLPEVKGLEGKSLWPILQGNTPDEWREFVYAAMTYYAQSEPRAYFPGRAMIGKEYTYVFNIHSLRDPERVNAFDAGYPLIQMMKRSGERERARAEHLVRRPPEEFYSTRKDPGCWNNLIGNPEQKGRIEKYKRALEEEMRATGDPESVVFSN; encoded by the coding sequence ATGAAACTAAAAATGAAAGATTTATTGGTCGCGGCCATGATGATCAGTGCGATGGTGCAGGGAGCGTCCCGTTCCCCGAATGTGCTGTTGCTGACAGTGGATGATATGAACTGGGATTCGCTGGAGGTGACGGGCTGTACGATTCCCGGTATTTCGCCGAACATCGACCGGCTGGCCGGGCAGGGATTCCGTTTTCACCATGCCCATGTGGCCAGCACGATCTTCGGGCCGTCGCGTAACGCGATGCTGACGGGGCGTTATCCGCATTGCTCGGGCAGCATGGGGCATGGACAGCAGCCGCCGGAAGGGTGGGTCGCCCCGGAAGTGATCACGCCCCGCCTGGACACCTACCTGCACGAGAATGGCTATTATACCGGCGCCATCCTCAAGAACAGCCGGCAGCTCAACCCGACCTTTGATATCCGTTTTCATGAAAAGCCGTTCGGGGTCGGCGCGAAAGACCGCGATCCGGATGCGTTTTTCGAACGCACCCAATTGGTGATTGAAAATGCCAAAAACGCGGACAAGCCGTTTTTCCTCTATGCTAACCCGATCGATCCGCACGACCCGTGGCCGCGCACGAAAAGCGAAGCGACCATGCGGGCGGAGTGGAATCCAGACGATCCTTATCCGGAAGCCACCACGCAGTTTGATCCCGATGAGGTGTATGTTCCCGCCTATCTCCTGGATACACCGGAGATCCGCAAACACATCGCCCCGTATTATGATTCCGTGCACCGTGGCGACCTCTGCATCGGAGCCGTCCTCCGCGCTCTGGAGGAGAGCGGCGAGGCGGAAAACACGCTGATTATCTTTCTTTCGGACAATGGAATGCTGCCGCCGGGCGCGAAGCGCTCGCTCTATGACAGCAGCACGCGAACCCCGCTAATCTTTTCGTGGCCGGGAAAGATCCAACCCAGTGTGGTGGATAAAACGCATTTGGTATCGTCCATCGACATCATGCCGACGGTGATTGAGGCGGTCGGGCTGCCGGAAGTGAAGGGACTGGAAGGCAAGTCGCTCTGGCCGATTCTTCAAGGGAATACTCCGGATGAATGGCGTGAGTTTGTCTATGCCGCGATGACCTATTATGCCCAATCGGAACCAAGAGCGTATTTTCCCGGTCGTGCAATGATCGGCAAAGAATATACCTATGTCTTTAATATCCATTCGCTGCGCGACCCGGAGCGTGTGAATGCCTTTGATGCCGGCTATCCGTTGATCCAGATGATGAAGCGCTCCGGAGAGCGGGAGCGCGCCCGCGCGGAGCATCTGGTCCGTCGCCCGCCGGAAGAATTTTATTCCACGCGGAAAGATCCCGGTTGCTGGAACAACCTGATCGGCAACCCGGAGCAAAAAGGCCGGATCGAAAAATATAAACGGGCGCTGGAAGAGGAAATGCGCGCGACGGGTGATCCTGAATCAGTTGTGTTTTCAAACTGA
- a CDS encoding MFS transporter, with the protein MNIKKLKIRDLWGYASGEGANSITMNGIANYAMLFYTQIMGLSPELAGIAFGIGTIYDAFTDPVMGTVSDRTTSRFGRRHPYMLIGGLLLAVLFFFLWFVPESFQGEKRLFGYLVGINILIKTAFTVFVVPFTALGFEMCKTDDDRARIQGVRCGFNMIINIVFGGLGWILFFPDGKAADGTKIDGTKIAENFNGMGVILTVCALLLVLFCVFVTFKFSDKGQLKIEDKDQGNHLKAFIHDLKDVYSDKLVWFVFGFFGLAQFSMMVVSQVQMFTYVEYMRFSALEKTFVHTGGMVGFMLGSLLLGGLVKRLDKKKTGYLAMIIGSAGCLALLAIFSGGLMEPKAVQLFVDYKGEAFHLSAVVFGVLQTLWWGGCGILVPLAMAMIADLSALKKLKTGEVTEGRYAAGFSFFMKAATALGLFVTGYILKGVGYVSGAEKQTADTLDNLALMTFIVGPVLMVVSFFILRKYPITHETMDELRAQYGVEEG; encoded by the coding sequence ATGAACATAAAAAAACTGAAAATCCGTGATCTATGGGGCTATGCCTCGGGCGAAGGGGCGAACTCGATCACCATGAACGGGATTGCCAACTATGCGATGCTGTTCTACACACAGATTATGGGGTTGAGCCCAGAGCTCGCCGGTATCGCTTTTGGAATCGGAACCATTTATGACGCGTTCACCGATCCGGTCATGGGCACGGTTTCCGACCGAACCACGAGTCGGTTTGGGCGGCGCCACCCGTATATGCTGATCGGTGGACTGCTACTGGCCGTCCTGTTTTTCTTCCTTTGGTTTGTGCCGGAATCCTTTCAGGGTGAAAAGCGGCTCTTCGGGTATCTCGTGGGTATCAACATCCTCATTAAAACCGCCTTTACGGTCTTTGTGGTGCCGTTTACCGCCCTTGGATTTGAAATGTGCAAAACCGATGATGATCGCGCCCGGATTCAGGGCGTGCGGTGCGGTTTCAACATGATCATTAACATAGTGTTCGGCGGACTGGGCTGGATCCTGTTTTTTCCCGACGGAAAAGCGGCGGACGGAACGAAGATAGACGGAACGAAGATCGCGGAAAATTTTAATGGCATGGGGGTCATACTGACGGTCTGTGCCCTGCTACTGGTTCTCTTCTGTGTTTTTGTTACCTTTAAATTTTCCGACAAGGGGCAGCTTAAGATTGAGGACAAAGACCAAGGGAATCATCTGAAGGCATTTATCCATGACCTGAAGGATGTCTATTCCGATAAACTGGTCTGGTTTGTGTTCGGCTTTTTCGGGCTGGCCCAGTTTTCCATGATGGTGGTTTCGCAGGTGCAGATGTTTACCTATGTGGAATACATGCGGTTTTCCGCTCTGGAAAAAACCTTCGTGCATACGGGCGGGATGGTCGGGTTCATGCTGGGATCTCTTCTGCTCGGCGGATTAGTGAAGCGGCTGGATAAGAAAAAAACCGGATACCTCGCCATGATTATCGGTTCCGCGGGCTGCCTCGCGCTGCTGGCGATTTTCAGCGGTGGGCTGATGGAACCGAAAGCGGTTCAGCTGTTTGTGGACTATAAAGGCGAAGCCTTCCATCTTTCTGCGGTGGTCTTCGGAGTTTTGCAGACGCTGTGGTGGGGCGGATGTGGGATTTTGGTGCCGCTGGCCATGGCTATGATCGCGGATCTTTCGGCGCTGAAAAAACTGAAAACCGGCGAGGTGACGGAGGGGCGCTATGCCGCCGGATTCTCTTTCTTCATGAAGGCTGCCACAGCGCTCGGACTTTTTGTGACCGGCTATATTCTCAAAGGGGTCGGCTATGTTTCCGGTGCGGAAAAGCAGACGGCCGATACGCTCGATAACCTGGCGCTGATGACCTTCATCGTCGGGCCGGTCCTGATGGTGGTTTCCTTTTTTATCCTTCGGAAATATCCGATTACGCATGAAACCATGGACGAATTACGTGCTCAGTATGGCGTGGAAGAGGGCTAG
- a CDS encoding glycoside hydrolase 5 family protein, with protein MSKTSCLKGVVAVATVATAGAGTLEPLERIGIEPGKDGAQFVLKDSETPFHVSGFNYIRLRKEDGTPGGDHSTFEADTEFSKADYDPDRAEAMFQRLEDSGYNTVRVFIIGREPFNPGIAGEYKTTKGLYEPYMENVLDFLRRATRHNIRVFPTFGDGELPNNDYFLKRFNGDNEEKNLFILSAEGVDARVEYITSFLSYIKAKEPAVLPTLLGLQCQNEANLEADKLPFSRIEGNFTAANGKTYDLSSTEERQALMDEGYRYYHGRVVDAVKAIDPEMLVSEGVFVPAAVGKDTENSAGLWPEKYRDKRYPPTLTSLGDGPLDCLDVHIYRHNRRKSVEEAVKHSLDSTGFYAPEMAEIRKMKPIIVGEFGAFDFMEKTFEEGVDNMVIVRDLVLKERVNGMLYWTYDCLEQKLLWHATDDWDLFYSKLGTFELDKD; from the coding sequence ATGTCGAAAACGAGTTGTTTGAAAGGGGTGGTTGCTGTTGCCACCGTGGCAACGGCAGGTGCGGGAACGCTTGAACCGCTAGAGCGGATTGGTATTGAGCCAGGCAAGGACGGGGCGCAGTTTGTGCTCAAGGATTCCGAGACGCCTTTTCATGTATCAGGCTTTAACTATATCCGCCTGCGCAAGGAAGACGGAACGCCCGGCGGGGATCATTCGACCTTTGAAGCCGATACAGAATTCTCGAAGGCCGATTATGATCCAGACCGCGCCGAGGCCATGTTTCAGAGACTGGAGGATTCGGGTTACAACACGGTTCGTGTATTCATCATCGGGCGCGAACCCTTCAATCCCGGTATCGCCGGGGAATACAAAACCACGAAAGGGCTCTATGAACCCTATATGGAAAACGTGCTCGATTTCCTGCGCCGCGCGACCCGCCATAATATCCGCGTTTTTCCAACCTTTGGAGACGGCGAGCTTCCGAACAACGACTATTTCCTGAAGCGTTTCAACGGGGATAACGAGGAGAAAAACCTGTTTATCCTTTCTGCGGAGGGCGTGGATGCCCGGGTGGAATATATCACTTCCTTCCTGTCGTATATTAAGGCGAAGGAGCCCGCGGTACTGCCGACCCTGCTGGGGCTGCAGTGCCAGAACGAGGCGAACCTCGAGGCCGATAAACTCCCCTTCAGCCGGATTGAAGGAAACTTTACCGCGGCCAATGGAAAAACCTATGACCTTTCCAGCACGGAAGAACGCCAGGCGCTGATGGACGAGGGCTATCGCTATTATCATGGTCGTGTGGTCGATGCCGTGAAGGCGATTGATCCGGAGATGCTGGTCTCCGAGGGCGTATTTGTGCCGGCGGCGGTCGGCAAGGATACCGAAAATTCGGCCGGTCTGTGGCCGGAGAAATACAGGGACAAACGCTATCCGCCCACGCTGACGAGCCTGGGCGACGGCCCGCTCGACTGTCTCGATGTCCATATTTATCGCCACAACCGTCGTAAATCTGTCGAAGAGGCGGTGAAACACAGTCTGGATTCTACCGGATTTTATGCCCCCGAAATGGCGGAGATCCGCAAGATGAAACCGATCATCGTTGGGGAATTCGGCGCCTTTGACTTTATGGAAAAAACGTTCGAGGAAGGGGTCGACAACATGGTGATCGTCCGCGACCTGGTGCTGAAGGAAAGGGTGAACGGTATGCTGTACTGGACCTACGACTGTCTGGAGCAGAAGCTGCTCTGGCATGCGACCGACGACTGGGATCTGTTCTACAGCAAGCTCGGCACCTTTGAGCTGGATAAGGATTAG